A stretch of Nonomuraea africana DNA encodes these proteins:
- a CDS encoding nucleotide pyrophosphohydrolase yields MTNELERLAERLREFARARDWEQFHTPKNLAMALSGEVGELVAEFQWLTAEESANLDPETLARVRGELGDVLLYLVRLADAVGVDLSGAANAKLDENERRYDPTTYRGSARKAPPLD; encoded by the coding sequence GTGACGAACGAACTGGAACGGCTGGCCGAACGGCTGCGTGAGTTCGCGCGGGCCCGCGACTGGGAGCAGTTCCACACCCCGAAGAACCTGGCCATGGCGCTGTCCGGCGAGGTGGGGGAGCTGGTGGCGGAGTTCCAGTGGCTCACCGCCGAAGAGTCGGCGAACCTCGACCCGGAGACACTGGCCAGGGTGCGGGGAGAGCTCGGCGACGTGCTGCTGTACCTGGTGAGGCTGGCCGACGCGGTCGGCGTCGACCTGTCCGGGGCCGCCAACGCCAAGCTCGACGAGAACGAACGCCGCTACGACCCCACCACCTACCGCGGTTCCGCCAGGAAGGCACCACCGCTGGATTGA
- a CDS encoding phosphotransferase enzyme family protein has product MREVLHLSGQDALAVAHEISRLLRDAVVTHALLDGDSGSDPGHPRSIRADDATGGPVTAVLRAGPHRRCLPANGDDVTEIAGLIADLTGWIERPLAGGGVNQVVRAGGTVRRPTGPWTPAVHRLLAHLAAAGFDGAPRAHGLDAEGREILDFVPGEVAHYPLPAYAWTDAALREVGRMLRAYHDATVGCPVEGPWYLPAREPAEVICHGDVAPYNTVFRDGLPVAFIDFDTAHPGPRLSDVAYAAYRFVPLSAVGNGEAVVPVAEQARRLRLFCDAYGLPSAERAALPRMVGERLHALVDLMRAQAAAGNAAFAGHLADGHDTLYLTDAAHIARHADSLS; this is encoded by the coding sequence ATGCGCGAAGTCCTCCACCTCAGCGGCCAGGACGCGCTCGCGGTGGCGCACGAGATCTCCCGGCTGCTGCGGGACGCCGTGGTGACGCACGCCCTGCTCGACGGCGACTCCGGCAGCGATCCCGGCCACCCGCGGTCGATCCGCGCCGACGACGCCACGGGCGGCCCCGTCACCGCCGTCCTGCGGGCCGGTCCCCACCGCAGGTGCCTGCCCGCCAATGGAGACGACGTCACCGAGATCGCCGGGCTGATCGCCGACCTCACCGGCTGGATCGAACGGCCCCTCGCGGGCGGCGGGGTGAACCAGGTGGTCCGCGCGGGCGGCACCGTCCGGCGGCCGACCGGCCCGTGGACCCCCGCCGTCCACCGCCTGCTCGCCCACCTCGCCGCCGCCGGGTTCGACGGCGCGCCCCGCGCGCACGGGCTCGACGCCGAGGGCAGGGAGATCCTCGACTTCGTTCCCGGCGAGGTGGCCCACTACCCATTGCCCGCCTACGCCTGGACCGACGCCGCCCTGCGGGAGGTCGGCAGGATGCTGCGCGCCTACCACGACGCCACGGTCGGCTGCCCGGTGGAAGGCCCCTGGTACCTGCCCGCCCGTGAGCCGGCCGAGGTCATCTGCCACGGCGACGTCGCGCCGTACAACACGGTCTTCCGCGACGGGCTCCCGGTGGCCTTCATCGACTTCGACACCGCCCATCCGGGGCCGCGCCTGTCGGACGTCGCCTATGCCGCCTACCGGTTCGTCCCGCTCAGCGCGGTCGGCAACGGCGAGGCGGTCGTGCCCGTGGCCGAGCAGGCGCGGCGGCTGCGTCTGTTCTGCGACGCGTACGGCCTGCCGTCCGCCGAACGGGCCGCCCTGCCCCGCATGGTGGGTGAGCGCCTGCACGCCCTGGTCGACCTCATGCGCGCCCAGGCCGCCGCGGGCAACGCTGCCTTCGCCGGACACCTGGCCGACGGGCACGACACCCTCTACCTCACCGACGCCGCCCACATCGCGCGGCACGCCGATTCGCTGAGCTGA
- a CDS encoding phosphotransferase gives MRTARRAWAEVTPALRDEVEQRLGSPVREVEDRRGGFSWGVVGVAALADGEQVFVKAIQSSPDAVGDHRAEVGVSARLPAAVPAPRLRFGLERDGWLLRCFDLAPGVLPHEPWLDHELAAALAMLDACAEALTPSPITGVPTVAARMAGRCETWRALERDGTHDVVSGAALGAWEREHLRLLAAIEARWAELVVGDTLLHFDPRFDNILIDDHGTARLVDWSRACTGPAWVDLVCLLMESDLGARDPQEIFLASAAGRDADPLRVDAFLVALGGYWTHTAALPGPAHAPHLRERREHSRRATMSWLRSRWAADGAAPTVGAVR, from the coding sequence ATGCGAACGGCACGGCGGGCGTGGGCGGAGGTTACCCCCGCGCTCAGGGACGAGGTCGAGCAGCGCCTGGGGTCCCCGGTGCGCGAGGTCGAGGACCGGCGGGGCGGCTTCTCCTGGGGAGTCGTGGGCGTGGCCGCCCTCGCGGACGGCGAGCAGGTCTTCGTCAAGGCGATCCAGTCGAGCCCGGACGCCGTCGGTGACCACCGGGCCGAGGTCGGCGTCTCTGCGCGGCTTCCCGCCGCCGTGCCCGCGCCGAGGCTGCGCTTCGGCCTGGAGCGGGACGGCTGGCTGTTGCGCTGCTTCGACCTCGCGCCAGGCGTGCTGCCGCACGAGCCATGGCTCGACCACGAGCTGGCGGCCGCCCTGGCGATGCTGGACGCGTGCGCTGAGGCGCTGACGCCCTCGCCGATCACGGGCGTCCCCACCGTCGCCGCGCGGATGGCGGGGCGCTGCGAGACGTGGCGGGCGCTGGAGCGCGACGGGACGCACGACGTGGTGTCCGGCGCCGCGCTCGGCGCGTGGGAGCGCGAGCACCTGCGCCTGCTCGCCGCCATCGAGGCCCGCTGGGCCGAACTCGTCGTCGGGGACACGTTGCTGCACTTCGACCCCAGGTTCGACAACATCCTCATCGACGACCACGGCACCGCCCGCCTGGTCGACTGGTCGCGCGCGTGCACCGGCCCCGCGTGGGTGGACCTCGTGTGCCTGCTGATGGAGTCGGACCTCGGGGCGCGCGATCCGCAGGAGATCTTCCTCGCCAGTGCGGCCGGACGCGATGCCGATCCCCTGCGGGTGGACGCCTTCCTCGTGGCGCTCGGCGGCTACTGGACCCACACGGCTGCGCTACCCGGCCCCGCCCACGCGCCCCACCTGCGCGAACGGCGCGAGCACTCCAGGCGCGCCACGATGAGCTGGCTCAGATCGCGATGGGCGGCGGACGGGGCAGCGCCGACTGTCGGTGCCGTCCGATAG
- a CDS encoding DUF4259 domain-containing protein, whose protein sequence is MGTWDIGPFDNDSAADWCGGLDDAPAERRAELIRQALATAAGAADYLDGDDAGAAIAAAAIVASQRGGPAITTPYAPDFLVRGGAVELPSDLAELALRALDRVVGDESEWRDLWAEAGALPEATAALAPIRAALGR, encoded by the coding sequence ATGGGTACCTGGGACATCGGTCCATTCGACAACGACAGCGCCGCCGACTGGTGCGGCGGGCTCGACGACGCGCCCGCCGAGCGGCGCGCGGAGCTGATCAGGCAGGCATTGGCCACAGCGGCCGGCGCCGCCGACTACCTCGACGGCGACGACGCCGGTGCGGCGATCGCGGCGGCGGCGATCGTCGCGTCGCAGCGCGGCGGCCCGGCGATCACCACGCCGTATGCGCCCGATTTCCTGGTGCGAGGCGGCGCCGTGGAGCTCCCCTCCGACCTGGCGGAGCTGGCGCTGCGCGCGCTCGACCGCGTGGTCGGCGACGAGTCGGAGTGGCGTGACCTGTGGGCGGAGGCCGGCGCCCTCCCCGAGGCGACGGCGGCCCTGGCCCCGATCCGTGCCGCCCTCGGCCGGTAG
- a CDS encoding PPOX class F420-dependent oxidoreductase, translating to MLSQDVRALFEGPNYAHVATVGPDGAPHSVPLWVGVEGERIAFLTGPGSRKARNLARDPRVALSITAHDNPFMMATVRGTAELLDGEAAWEIIDRISHKYTGGPYPRGEERVVFLVSPAHAVAVNFG from the coding sequence ATGCTCTCCCAGGACGTTCGCGCGCTCTTCGAAGGCCCCAACTACGCGCACGTCGCCACGGTCGGGCCGGACGGCGCGCCGCACAGCGTGCCGCTGTGGGTCGGCGTCGAGGGCGAAAGGATCGCCTTCCTCACCGGGCCAGGCTCGCGCAAGGCGCGCAACCTCGCGCGAGACCCCCGGGTTGCCCTCTCCATCACCGCCCACGACAATCCGTTCATGATGGCCACCGTGCGCGGCACCGCCGAACTCCTCGACGGCGAGGCGGCGTGGGAGATCATCGACAGGATCTCCCACAAGTACACCGGCGGGCCGTACCCGAGGGGCGAGGAGCGGGTGGTGTTCCTGGTGTCGCCCGCCCACGCGGTCGCCGTGAACTTCGGCTGA
- a CDS encoding flavin-containing monooxygenase, which yields MFDAIIVGAGLSGLYALHRLRGLGLRVKVFEAGDGVGGTWHWNRYPGARCDVESVDYSYSFSPELEQEWIWTERYPGQPEILAYLDHVADRFDLRRDIQLGTRVRAARFDGRWHVTTEAGEQASARYLVMATGCLSVPKPVEVDGLASFGGEWYHTGRWPHEGVDFTGRRVGVVGTGSSGIQSIPIIAEQAGHLTVFQRTPNFSLPAFNRPLAPETLRAVKAAYGERRRLARETHSGIPAEPAVQSAHEVDPDERRARYQAGWERGSLVGILGAYTDLLIDRAANDTAAEFVRSKIRELVEDPAKADLLSPRDHPFGTKRPCLDSGYFETFNRDDVTLVDVRADPIAQITPKGLRTAAGAEYELDTLVFATGFDAMTGALTAVDLRGADGRSLRRTWEAGPRAYLGLAVAGFPNLFTVTGPGSPSVLSNMVVSIEQHVDWIADCLAFLDGRTIEATAEAQQAWTAHVAEVGAATLYPTADSWYMGANVPGKPRVFMPYAGGVALYRQLCEEVAAKDYEGFTITR from the coding sequence ATGTTTGACGCGATCATCGTCGGCGCCGGCCTGTCCGGGCTCTACGCGCTGCACCGGCTGCGCGGCCTCGGGCTGCGGGTGAAGGTCTTCGAGGCGGGCGACGGCGTCGGCGGCACCTGGCACTGGAACCGCTACCCCGGCGCCCGCTGCGACGTCGAGAGCGTCGACTACTCCTACTCCTTCTCCCCCGAGCTGGAGCAGGAGTGGATCTGGACGGAGAGGTATCCGGGTCAGCCGGAGATCCTGGCCTACCTCGACCACGTCGCCGACCGCTTCGACCTGCGCCGCGACATCCAGCTCGGCACGCGTGTGCGCGCCGCCCGCTTCGACGGGCGCTGGCACGTCACGACCGAGGCGGGCGAGCAGGCCTCGGCCCGCTACCTCGTCATGGCGACCGGTTGCCTGTCGGTGCCCAAGCCCGTCGAGGTCGACGGCCTGGCGAGCTTCGGCGGCGAGTGGTACCACACGGGCCGCTGGCCGCACGAGGGCGTCGACTTCACCGGCAGGCGGGTCGGCGTGGTCGGCACCGGCTCCTCCGGCATCCAGTCGATCCCGATCATCGCCGAGCAGGCCGGTCACCTCACTGTCTTCCAGCGCACGCCCAACTTCAGCCTGCCCGCCTTCAACCGGCCGCTCGCGCCCGAGACGCTGCGGGCGGTGAAGGCCGCGTACGGCGAGCGCCGCAGGCTCGCGAGGGAGACGCACTCCGGCATCCCCGCCGAGCCTGCCGTCCAGTCGGCGCACGAGGTCGACCCCGACGAACGGCGGGCCCGCTACCAGGCCGGATGGGAGCGCGGTTCGCTGGTGGGCATCCTCGGCGCCTACACCGACCTGCTCATCGACAGAGCCGCCAACGACACCGCCGCCGAGTTCGTTCGGTCGAAGATCCGCGAGCTGGTCGAGGACCCCGCGAAGGCCGACCTGCTCTCGCCGCGGGACCACCCCTTCGGCACCAAGCGGCCGTGCCTCGACTCCGGCTACTTCGAGACGTTCAACCGCGACGACGTCACCCTGGTCGACGTGCGCGCGGACCCGATCGCCCAGATCACCCCGAAGGGGCTGCGCACCGCGGCGGGCGCGGAGTACGAGCTCGACACCCTCGTCTTCGCCACCGGCTTCGACGCGATGACGGGCGCGCTCACCGCCGTCGACCTCCGTGGCGCGGACGGCCGGTCGCTCAGGCGGACATGGGAGGCCGGCCCGCGCGCCTACCTCGGGCTCGCCGTCGCCGGTTTCCCCAACCTGTTCACCGTCACGGGGCCGGGCAGCCCGTCCGTGCTGAGCAACATGGTGGTCTCCATCGAGCAGCACGTCGACTGGATCGCCGACTGCCTGGCCTTCCTCGACGGGCGGACGATCGAGGCCACGGCCGAGGCGCAGCAGGCGTGGACCGCGCACGTGGCCGAGGTCGGCGCCGCCACCCTGTATCCGACCGCCGACTCGTGGTACATGGGCGCCAACGTGCCGGGCAAGCCGCGCGTGTTCATGCCGTACGCCGGAGGGGTCGCCCTCTACCGCCAGCTGTGCGAGGAGGTGGCGGCCAAGGACTACGAGGGGTTCACGATCACCAGGTGA
- a CDS encoding alpha/beta hydrolase: MALDEATTALLTQMAQAEVPPLEELSPQQARALSKAMAAQSIATAPEMLTTRETDEPGVPVRVLVPGEAPPAVIVYYHGGGWVLADIDQYDTLGRRLAARTGCAVVLVDYRKAPEHPYPAAVEDSWAALRWTADHLEEIAGAPVPLVVAGDSAGGNLSAVMARRARDHGGPAVALQILIYPVTDCDLETDSYRDLANQLMLTRDGMAWFWNHYLPDLPSREDADASPLRAKNLSGLAPAVVLTAEHDVLRDEGEAYAERLREAGVPVELRRFDGQMHGFFTMIGLLPGSGAAFDLITESVDRHV; this comes from the coding sequence ATGGCCCTGGACGAAGCGACGACCGCCCTGCTCACCCAGATGGCGCAGGCCGAGGTGCCGCCCCTCGAGGAGCTGTCCCCGCAGCAGGCTCGCGCCCTCTCCAAGGCGATGGCCGCCCAGAGCATCGCGACTGCCCCCGAGATGCTCACGACGAGGGAGACCGACGAGCCTGGAGTGCCGGTCAGGGTCCTGGTGCCGGGCGAGGCGCCGCCCGCGGTCATCGTCTACTACCACGGGGGCGGCTGGGTGCTCGCCGACATCGACCAGTACGACACGCTCGGCAGGCGGCTGGCCGCGCGCACCGGCTGCGCGGTCGTGCTGGTCGACTACCGCAAGGCGCCCGAGCATCCGTACCCCGCGGCGGTCGAGGACTCGTGGGCGGCCCTCCGCTGGACGGCGGATCACCTCGAGGAGATCGCGGGTGCGCCGGTCCCGCTGGTCGTGGCCGGGGACAGCGCGGGCGGCAACCTGTCGGCGGTCATGGCCAGGCGCGCCCGCGACCACGGAGGGCCCGCGGTCGCGCTGCAGATCCTGATCTACCCGGTGACCGACTGCGACCTCGAGACCGACTCCTACCGCGACCTCGCCAACCAGCTCATGCTGACCAGGGACGGCATGGCGTGGTTCTGGAACCACTACCTGCCCGACCTGCCCTCGCGTGAGGACGCGGACGCCTCTCCCCTCCGCGCCAAGAACCTGTCGGGGCTCGCCCCCGCGGTCGTGCTCACCGCCGAGCACGACGTGCTGCGCGACGAGGGCGAGGCCTACGCGGAACGGCTGCGCGAGGCGGGCGTGCCGGTCGAGCTGCGCCGCTTCGACGGCCAGATGCACGGGTTCTTCACCATGATCGGATTACTGCCCGGCAGCGGCGCCGCCTTCGACCTCATCACCGAGAGCGTGGACCGGCATGTTTGA
- a CDS encoding PhoX family protein has translation MTHIDRRGFLRAAAIGMVAGGPLAALSARTADASTMVKRAFSPDYGPLSPVKDQTTGLELLKLPKGFEYLTHGWTGDLMSDGRPTPPMHDGMAAFQPSGKLKSQVKGSGKGHWTALVRNHEVGAYSGAFVEPAYNPTAGGGTTTLVFDTRRGEFVHSYASLSGTIRNCAGGPTPWGTWLSCEETTEINGSVRHGYVFEVPHDGISDARPYKEMGRFSHEAVAVDPATGYVYETEDATPSGLYRFRPTVRGDLAQGGVLEMMKIGGGAYTTYADGTGTVYPEIDWVVIDNPDPGPGEPGVVRQGIAKGGASFRRLEGAWYHEGKIYIVSTSGGPTGQGQVFEYDLAAGTMRVLFASPNASVLNNPDNICVSPRGGIVLCEDGSGVEYLHGLTTDGEIFPFAENAVVIPAGGVPGKSVAPGNYTGSEWCGSTFDSKDGGWLFANIQTPGITFAITGPWENGSL, from the coding sequence ATGACACACATCGACCGGCGCGGCTTCCTCCGCGCCGCCGCAATCGGCATGGTGGCAGGCGGTCCGCTGGCGGCGTTGTCCGCGCGTACGGCTGACGCCTCGACGATGGTGAAGCGCGCCTTCAGCCCCGACTACGGGCCGCTCTCACCGGTGAAGGACCAGACCACCGGCCTGGAGCTGCTCAAGCTGCCCAAGGGCTTCGAGTACCTGACGCACGGCTGGACCGGCGACCTCATGTCCGACGGGCGGCCGACCCCGCCCATGCACGACGGCATGGCCGCCTTCCAGCCGAGCGGCAAGCTGAAGAGCCAGGTCAAGGGCTCGGGCAAGGGCCACTGGACGGCGCTGGTCCGCAACCACGAGGTGGGCGCCTACTCGGGCGCCTTCGTCGAGCCCGCCTACAACCCCACCGCCGGCGGCGGCACCACGACGCTGGTCTTCGACACCCGCAGGGGTGAGTTCGTCCACAGCTATGCCAGCCTCTCGGGGACCATCCGCAACTGCGCGGGCGGACCCACGCCGTGGGGGACCTGGCTGTCGTGCGAGGAGACGACCGAGATCAACGGCTCGGTACGGCACGGCTACGTCTTCGAGGTCCCGCACGACGGGATCAGCGACGCCAGGCCGTACAAGGAGATGGGCAGGTTCTCGCACGAGGCCGTCGCCGTGGACCCCGCCACCGGCTACGTGTACGAGACCGAGGACGCCACGCCGAGCGGCCTGTACAGGTTCCGCCCGACCGTGCGCGGCGACCTGGCCCAGGGAGGTGTCCTGGAGATGATGAAGATCGGCGGCGGCGCCTACACGACCTACGCCGACGGGACGGGCACCGTCTACCCCGAGATCGACTGGGTCGTGATCGACAACCCCGACCCGGGCCCCGGTGAGCCCGGCGTCGTGCGGCAGGGCATCGCCAAGGGCGGCGCGTCCTTCCGCCGCCTGGAGGGCGCCTGGTACCACGAGGGCAAGATCTACATCGTCAGCACCAGCGGCGGACCCACCGGGCAGGGCCAGGTCTTCGAGTACGACCTCGCCGCCGGCACGATGCGGGTGCTGTTCGCCTCGCCGAACGCGTCCGTGCTGAACAACCCCGACAACATCTGCGTCAGCCCCCGGGGCGGCATCGTGCTGTGCGAGGACGGCTCCGGCGTGGAGTACCTGCACGGCCTCACCACGGACGGCGAGATCTTCCCGTTCGCGGAGAACGCGGTGGTCATCCCCGCCGGCGGGGTGCCGGGCAAGTCGGTCGCCCCCGGGAACTACACGGGCTCGGAGTGGTGCGGATCCACCTTCGACAGCAAGGACGGCGGGTGGCTGTTCGCCAACATCCAGACGCCGGGCATCACCTTCGCGATCACCGGGCCGTGGGAGAACGGCTCGCTCTGA
- a CDS encoding YkvA family protein, whose translation MGIALGIAAGLAAGWLLLIAALALARPKGGLLREALRILPDLVRLLRDLAADPDLPRGVRVRLGLLLAYLAMPFDLVPDFVPVLGYADDAIVVTLVLRSVVRRAGLPAVRARWRGTPEGFTALCRLTGLAP comes from the coding sequence ATGGGTATCGCGCTGGGGATCGCCGCAGGGCTGGCCGCCGGCTGGCTGCTGCTGATCGCCGCTCTCGCCCTGGCCCGGCCGAAGGGCGGCCTGCTGCGCGAGGCGCTGCGCATCCTGCCCGACCTGGTACGGCTGCTGCGCGACCTGGCCGCAGACCCCGACCTCCCGCGCGGCGTGCGGGTACGGCTCGGCCTGCTGCTGGCCTACCTGGCCATGCCCTTCGACCTGGTCCCCGACTTCGTGCCGGTGCTGGGCTACGCCGACGACGCCATCGTGGTGACCCTGGTGCTGCGCTCGGTGGTGCGGCGGGCGGGGCTGCCTGCCGTACGGGCCAGGTGGCGGGGCACCCCCGAAGGCTTCACCGCCCTCTGCCGCCTGACCGGCCTGGCCCCCTGA
- a CDS encoding PfkB family carbohydrate kinase: MATLDGEGRASYCFHAEGTADWQWTAGELAAVDLGGVCALHTGSLALVREPGAARIEEFLAGARPSATISIDPNIRPLLVDPGVYRAALPRWAALADIVKVSEEDLAHLGSFDGFCADLHAAGTRLVLVTRGADGVTASLDGTRLDVAAPAVEVVDTVGAGDAFTVGLLHRLDALGLLGGRITALGTGELGDALAFAVRVAALTCTVAGANPPWAAALGADG, translated from the coding sequence GTGGCGACGCTCGACGGCGAGGGCAGGGCCAGCTACTGCTTCCACGCCGAGGGCACCGCCGACTGGCAGTGGACGGCGGGCGAACTGGCCGCCGTCGACCTCGGAGGCGTCTGCGCCCTCCACACCGGCTCGCTGGCGCTGGTCCGCGAGCCGGGCGCCGCACGGATCGAGGAGTTCCTCGCCGGCGCCCGCCCCTCGGCGACGATCTCCATCGACCCCAACATCCGCCCGCTCCTGGTCGATCCCGGCGTCTACCGGGCCGCGCTGCCCCGCTGGGCGGCACTGGCCGACATCGTCAAGGTGAGCGAGGAGGACCTGGCCCACCTCGGTTCGTTCGACGGCTTCTGCGCAGACCTGCACGCGGCGGGCACCAGGCTGGTGCTGGTGACCAGGGGCGCGGACGGCGTGACCGCCTCACTCGACGGCACGCGGCTGGACGTGGCCGCCCCCGCCGTCGAGGTGGTCGACACGGTCGGCGCGGGAGACGCCTTCACCGTGGGCCTGCTGCACCGGCTGGACGCGCTCGGCCTCCTCGGCGGGCGCATCACCGCGCTTGGGACGGGCGAGCTGGGCGACGCCCTGGCCTTCGCCGTCCGGGTCGCCGCGCTGACGTGCACGGTGGCGGGCGCGAACCCGCCGTGGGCCGCGGCGCTGGGCGCGGACGGCTGA
- a CDS encoding MarR family winged helix-turn-helix transcriptional regulator codes for MGEQEDLSAVTSAVLTGSRLLVAIAARSLAAVEDRITLPQFRMLVVLAGQGRTKLVTLAERLDVNPSTAMRMADRLAASGFIVREVNPSNRRETLIGLTTDGRRIVDEVMGRRREEIAAIVSRLSAEQRVALVSAMAAFTAAGGEPSAGAPYPLGWPEA; via the coding sequence ATGGGAGAGCAAGAGGATCTGTCCGCGGTGACCTCCGCGGTGCTGACCGGTTCGCGGCTGCTGGTCGCCATAGCCGCCAGGTCGCTGGCGGCGGTCGAGGACAGGATCACGCTGCCCCAGTTCCGCATGCTGGTCGTGCTGGCCGGCCAGGGCCGGACCAAGCTGGTGACGCTGGCCGAGCGGCTCGACGTCAATCCCTCCACCGCGATGCGCATGGCCGACCGCCTGGCGGCCTCGGGGTTCATCGTGCGGGAGGTCAACCCGAGCAACAGGAGGGAGACGCTGATCGGCCTCACCACGGACGGCCGCCGCATCGTGGACGAGGTCATGGGGCGGCGCCGCGAGGAGATCGCCGCCATCGTCTCCAGGCTGTCGGCCGAGCAGCGTGTCGCGCTGGTCTCGGCGATGGCCGCCTTCACCGCGGCGGGTGGCGAGCCGTCCGCCGGTGCTCCGTACCCGCTGGGCTGGCCAGAGGCCTGA
- a CDS encoding STAS domain-containing protein, which yields MPATFVLSAVTSDDVATVRLSGEVDLTAVPLLQSWLARALAAHQPPRVDVDLTGLRSIDSFALSALMGADRYARDTGGWMTVTGVDAPVRALLAARGLDRVLDLRPSGVLLFPC from the coding sequence ATGCCAGCCACATTCGTCCTCAGCGCGGTGACGAGCGACGACGTGGCCACGGTCCGGCTGTCGGGAGAGGTCGACCTGACCGCCGTACCGCTACTGCAGTCCTGGCTGGCCAGGGCGCTGGCCGCGCACCAGCCGCCGCGGGTGGACGTCGATCTCACCGGCCTGCGGTCCATCGACTCCTTCGCCCTGTCGGCGCTCATGGGCGCGGACAGGTACGCGCGCGACACCGGCGGTTGGATGACCGTCACGGGAGTGGACGCCCCGGTGCGCGCACTGCTGGCGGCACGCGGCCTGGACCGGGTCCTCGACCTGCGCCCGAGCGGCGTCCTGCTCTTCCCCTGCTGA
- a CDS encoding DinB family protein, with product MSVSRRDLLRWQFDLTWSLFELHLEHLQPEDFLWEPASRHWTVRPGDAGVWLPDWDEAELDPVPVPTIGWLTWHIGWWWSVTLDHAQGRTPRERVAITWPGDGEAAVAWLRGLRDEWLAVLDRLTDADLDTVAPFPWPADSGMTVAHMVAWVNAELMKNAAEIGQLRLVRAASAV from the coding sequence GTGTCTGTTTCCCGTCGTGATCTGCTGCGCTGGCAGTTCGACCTCACCTGGTCGCTGTTCGAGCTCCACCTCGAGCACCTTCAGCCCGAGGACTTCCTGTGGGAGCCCGCCTCCCGTCACTGGACCGTACGGCCGGGCGATGCCGGGGTCTGGCTGCCCGACTGGGACGAAGCCGAGCTCGACCCCGTCCCCGTCCCTACCATCGGCTGGCTCACCTGGCACATCGGCTGGTGGTGGAGTGTCACCCTCGACCACGCGCAGGGTCGCACGCCGCGCGAGCGCGTCGCGATCACCTGGCCCGGCGACGGTGAGGCGGCCGTGGCCTGGCTGCGCGGCCTGCGCGACGAGTGGCTGGCGGTCCTGGACCGGCTCACCGACGCCGACCTCGACACCGTCGCACCCTTCCCCTGGCCGGCCGATTCCGGCATGACCGTGGCCCACATGGTCGCCTGGGTGAACGCCGAACTGATGAAGAACGCCGCCGAGATCGGCCAGCTCCGCCTGGTGCGCGCCGCCTCGGCGGTGTGA